A part of Tachysurus vachellii isolate PV-2020 chromosome 4, HZAU_Pvac_v1, whole genome shotgun sequence genomic DNA contains:
- the tmem69 gene encoding transmembrane protein 69 — MSIALIGGRLGASFWCGKWSRLQPISKRFVFSSHQIQRSMFFTKTWSCPLHHRNAAGSLIRAESIHTSSQRLKKRQPDEAPPRELDLLRYDLKVLKKAPKPALYLGFSGLIPFVSAPLFMAVTETYVPELAYAQVVYGAAIVSFLGGARWGFALPEGSPAKPDWLNLANSVVPTIIAWAALLFSHNIIQSGMLVIMGLGISLHYDLALLPTYPSWFKALRTILTTVAFFSLLATIVLKGFYPEKRYLTQE; from the coding sequence TGTGGGAAGTGGAGCAGACTTCAGCCTATATCCAAAAGGTTTGTCTTCTCCAGCCACCAGATCCAACGCTCTATGTTTTTCACAAAAACCTGGAGTTGCCCTCTGCATCATAGAAACGCAGCAGGTTCCCTCATCCGAGCTGAATCCATCCACACGTCGTCACAGAGACTGAAGAAACGGCAGCCAGACGAAGCTCCTCCACGTGAACTTGACTTGCTTCGTTATGATCTGAAGGTTCTGAAGAAAGCCCCCAAACCAGCGTTGTATTTAGGATTTTCCGGTCTCATACCGTTTGTATCCGCTCCGTTATTCATGGCCGTCACAGAGACCTACGTTCCTGAATTAGCTTATGCTCAAGTTGTGTACGGAGCCGCCATTGTTTCCTTTCTCGGCGGCGCTCGTTGGGGCTTCGCCTTACCCGAGGGCAGCCCTGCGAAACCCGATTGGCTGAACCTAGCCAACAGTGTTGTTCCCACTATAATAGCGTGGGCAGCTTTGCTGTTCAGCCACAACATTATTCAGTCTGGCATGCTAGTGATCATGGGCCTGGGAATATCGCTTCATTACGACCTGGCACTGTTACCCACTTACCCCAGCTGGTTCAAGGCACTGAGGACAATCCTCACTACAGTAGCTTTCTTCTCTTTACTGGCCACTATAGTTCTTAAAGGATTCTATCCAGAGAAGAGATATCTGACCCAggaataa